In one Drosophila pseudoobscura strain MV-25-SWS-2005 chromosome X, UCI_Dpse_MV25, whole genome shotgun sequence genomic region, the following are encoded:
- the Ets65A gene encoding DNA-binding protein D-ETS-3 isoform X3: protein MLDIKSSADYLSRSTGGFSNFSMLFAGEWAMCEPTRPSAAVLTNAAWNPNSSYKSSWGSHSSTQSQGYSSNALSIKHDPHSQLRQPDPYQMFGPTSSRLASSGSGQIQLWQFLLELLSDSNNASCITWEGTNGEFKLTDPDEVARRWGERKSKPNMNYDKLSRALRYYYDKNIMTKVHGKRYAYKFDFQGLAAATQPAASDPTYKYQSDLFMTPYHHSAKLSSFMSPHHGMTSSSASIFPSAASWGNWGSPATNLYQPHSMSHVTPSHVAPHLSSYPHYA, encoded by the exons ATGCTGGACATCAAGTCCTCCGCTGATTACTTGTCACGCTCCACGGGAGGCTTCAGCAATTTCTCAATGCTCTTCGCAGGTGAGTGGGCAATGTGTGAGCCAACACGACCGTCGGCCGCGGTCCTGACCAATGCCGCATGGAATccaa ATTCCTCCTACAAATCGTCGTGGGGTTCCCACAGTTCGACCCAATCGCAAG GCTACAGTTCCAATGCCTTGAGCATCAAACATGATCCGCACTCGCAACTACGGCAACCTG ATCCATATCAAATGTTCGgacccaccagcagcaggctgGCCAGCTCAG GCTCCGGACAGATACAATTATGGCAATTCCTGCTCGAGCTGCTGTCGGACTCGAACAACGCCAGCTGCATCACCTGGGAGGGCACCAACGGGGAGTTCAAGCTCACAGATCCCGATGAGGTGGCCCGTCGCTGGGGCGAGCGCAAGTCCAAGCCGAACATGAACTACGACAAACTGAGTCGCGCCTTGAG ATATTATTACGACAAGAACATCATGACCAAGGTGCACGGCAAGCGGTATGCGTACAAATTCGATTTCCAAGGCCTGGCAGCTGCCACACAGCCTGCGGCCAGCGATCCCACCTACAAGTATCAGAGCGACTTGTTCATGACACCATATCATCACAGCGCCAAGCTCAGCTCGTTCATGAGTCCCCACCATGGCATGACCTCGTCATCGG CTTCCATCTTCCCGTCGGCTGCCTCGTGGGGCAACTGGGGCAGTCCGGCCACGAATCTATATCAGCCGCACTCGATGAGCCATGTGACGCCTTCTCATGTGGCGCCGCATCTGAGCAGCTATCCCCACTACGCATGA
- the Ets65A gene encoding DNA-binding protein D-ETS-3 isoform X4, with the protein MLDIKSSADYLSRSTGGFSNFSMLFADSSYKSSWGSHSSTQSQGYSSNALSIKHDPHSQLRQPDPYQMFGPTSSRLASSGSGQIQLWQFLLELLSDSNNASCITWEGTNGEFKLTDPDEVARRWGERKSKPNMNYDKLSRALRYYYDKNIMTKVHGKRYAYKFDFQGLAAATQPAASDPTYKYQSDLFMTPYHHSAKLSSFMSPHHGMTSSSASIFPSAASWGNWGSPATNLYQPHSMSHVTPSHVAPHLSSYPHYA; encoded by the exons ATGCTGGACATCAAGTCCTCCGCTGATTACTTGTCACGCTCCACGGGAGGCTTCAGCAATTTCTCAATGCTCTTCGCAG ATTCCTCCTACAAATCGTCGTGGGGTTCCCACAGTTCGACCCAATCGCAAG GCTACAGTTCCAATGCCTTGAGCATCAAACATGATCCGCACTCGCAACTACGGCAACCTG ATCCATATCAAATGTTCGgacccaccagcagcaggctgGCCAGCTCAG GCTCCGGACAGATACAATTATGGCAATTCCTGCTCGAGCTGCTGTCGGACTCGAACAACGCCAGCTGCATCACCTGGGAGGGCACCAACGGGGAGTTCAAGCTCACAGATCCCGATGAGGTGGCCCGTCGCTGGGGCGAGCGCAAGTCCAAGCCGAACATGAACTACGACAAACTGAGTCGCGCCTTGAG ATATTATTACGACAAGAACATCATGACCAAGGTGCACGGCAAGCGGTATGCGTACAAATTCGATTTCCAAGGCCTGGCAGCTGCCACACAGCCTGCGGCCAGCGATCCCACCTACAAGTATCAGAGCGACTTGTTCATGACACCATATCATCACAGCGCCAAGCTCAGCTCGTTCATGAGTCCCCACCATGGCATGACCTCGTCATCGG CTTCCATCTTCCCGTCGGCTGCCTCGTGGGGCAACTGGGGCAGTCCGGCCACGAATCTATATCAGCCGCACTCGATGAGCCATGTGACGCCTTCTCATGTGGCGCCGCATCTGAGCAGCTATCCCCACTACGCATGA
- the LOC6900713 gene encoding larval cuticle protein 65Ag1-like: MKFLIVFVALFAVALAAPTGEVTILRSESDVGPENFSYAFETSDGTAAQESGVLKNAGSEQEAIAVQGSYKFIGDDGVTYEVTYIADENGFQPSGAHLPVAPEA; this comes from the exons ATGAAGTTCCTCATTGTCTTCGTTGCCCTCTTCGCCGTGGCCCTCGCCGCTCCAACCGGAGAAGTGACCATCCTCCGCTCTGAGTCGGATGTTGGACCCGAAAACTTCAGCTATGC ATTCGAGACCAGCGACGGAACTGCCGCCCAGGAATCGGGAGTCCTGAAGAACGCCGGCTCCGAGCAGGAGGCCATCGCAGTCCAGGGCTCCTACAAGTTCATTGGTGATGATGGCGTCACCTACGAGGTCACCTACATCGCTGATGAGAACGGTTTCCAGCCCTCGGGCGCTCATCTGCCCGTGGCCCCTGAGGCTTAA
- the LOC6900712 gene encoding larval cuticle protein 65Ag1-like — protein sequence MKFLIVFVALFAVALAAPADDVTVLRQISEVGPESFSNAYETSDGTSVQSEGQLKNIGAENEGIVSRGSYKFVADDGQTYTVNWVADENGFQPSGTHLPVAI from the exons ATGAAGTTCCTCATTGTCTTCGTTGCCCTCTTCGCCGTGGCTCTTGCCGCTCCTGCCGATGATGTGACTGTCCTCCGCCAGATTTCCGAAGTCGGACCCGAGAGCTTCAGCAATGC CTACGAGACCAGTGATGGAACATCCGTCCAGTCCGAGGGACAGCTGAAGAACATTGGAGCCGAGAACGAAGGCATCGTCTCCAGAGGCTCGTACAAGTTTGTGGCCGATGATGGACAGACCTACACCGTCAACTGGGTCGCCGATGAGAACGGTTTCCAGCCCTCCGGCACTCATCTGCCAGTTGCCATTTAA
- the l(3)mbn gene encoding protein lethal(3)malignant blood neoplasm 1, producing MNLKSVAIVCALLLALCLSHVLAAVTTVRPYKFGFTIDEQQHRAEQRDERGIVMGEFGFITADGIYHVTVYATDEEGKFRILSMKSYPYAGPIAPKTVAATATSTPRAPQPSALPKYNFNTEACSGCFLKKSPVSGSPKTEIRTLSQPLAPSSSAFPLASGPVGKLTPSRLQTGSQDYGLNVQLPFRQSIAQTIEVASRLGQSHSHSPAPTQHNTNTNTNTNSNTNSYTNTYTSTYAPTTNPGPLKKRIEVGLDLAMTTYTTSKASVTGHVISQMQNSKTPSSNTKVDYDVGIFRTGEKVSSSPSNALNYATTAAATFAPLNIKLDADAVRQASALVAGIKAPPSLADQAIVPPAPIPANQVKIFAAAPTSEKSSPFTSAVSHSNVPLASNVVHQTHPAAFPSPAAAHPAGGQRFGLGAQPSALFPHSAPTQTTQQQLHTGTTYTLGPHQRYPLNIPTQTGLSGAGAVRPTGNAFPTKFGGNPAVEAGSSAGSLPQGNAGNRGVSGSRLGGASGAAFPQGNAGNGGVSGTPQSAASGGSFPSGSSSFGGVSGGAVTTASRPAGSAAGGAVTGGSLPGGSFPHGGSSSGSGAAGAVYRGSGPGGSGSAASASGEVGDLYKFKYILDYNGHEEKGSRNGDKEGNYFAIGEDAVRRTVEYIANEFGFQPHISWQKLDDKNVLPEGNSLKHYEFKWFKEAQ from the exons ATGAATCTTAAATCAGTGGCCATCGTTTGTGCT CTTCTGCTGGCGCTGTGTCTGAGCCATGTCCTGGCCGCCGTGACCACCGTGCGTCCTTACAAGTTTGGCTTCACCATcgacgagcagcagcatcgggcagagcagagag ATGAACGAGGCATTGTCATGGGCGAGTTTGGGTTCATCACCGCCGATGGTATTTATCATGTGACGGTCTATGCCACCGACGAAGAGGGCAAGTTTCGCATCTTGTCGATGAAGAGTTATCCCTATGCAGGACCCATCGCACCAA AGACCGtagctgccaccgccaccagcaCACCAAGAGCCCCGCAGCCGTCAGCTTTGCCCAAGTACAACTTCAACACGGAGGCCTGCTCGGGGTGCTTCCTGAAGAAGTCGCCAGTGTCGGGCAGTCCCAAAACTGAGATTCGCACGCTCTCACAGCCGCTGGCACCGTCTTCGTCTGCCTTTCCGCTGGCTTCCGGACCCGTAGGTAAGCTAACGCCCAGTCGGCTGCAAACGGGCTCGCAGGACTATGGACTCAATGTCCAGCTGCCCTTCCGACAGTCCATTGCCCAAACCATTGAAGTGGCATCGCGACTGGGTcagagccacagtcacagtccaGCACCAACACAGCACAACacgaacacaaacacaaacacgaaTAGCAACACCAATTCCTACACTAACACATACACCAGCACCTATGCACCCACAACGAATCCAGGGCCACTCAAAAAGCGGATAGAAGTTGGTCTCGACTTGGCCATGACCACATACACCACATCCAAGGCCTCCGTCACGGGTCACGTGATCAGTCAGATGCAGAATTCGAAAACTcccagcagcaacacaaaAGTAGACTACGATGTGGGCATCTTCAGAACGGGTGAAAAGGTTTCATCGTCACCATCGAATGCCCTCAACTATGCCACGACGGCAGCGGCAACCTTTGCCCCGTTGAACATCAAACTGGATGCGGATGCTGTGAGGCAGGCGAGTGCACTCGTTGCCGGCATTAAGGCTCCACCGTCCTTGGCTGATCAGGCAATTGTCCCGCCAGCCCCAATACCCGCGAATCAGGTGAAAATCTTTGCCGCTGCTCCAACCAGCGAGAAGAGTTCCCCATTCACTTCCGCTGTTAGCCACTCGAATGTGCCGCTGGCCAGTAATGTTGTGCACCAGACGCATCCGGCCGCGTTCCCCAGCCCGGCTGCGGCTCATCCTGCTGGTGGACAGAGATTCGGGTTGGGAGCACAACCCTCAGCACTATTCCCACATTCCGCACCGACACAGAccacacaacaacaattgcaCACAGGAACAACATACACACTGGGCCCACACCAGAGATATCCCTTAA ATATACCAACGCAGACCGGACTTTCTGGAGCAGGCGCTGTTCGACCAACCGGAAATGCTTTCC CAACGAAGTTTGGTGGAAACCCTGCCGTTGAAGCCGGAAGCTCTGCTGGAAGCCTTCCTCAAGGAAATGCAGGTAATAGAGGCGTATCTGGTTCACGACTGGGTGGCGCATCAGGTGCCGCATTCCCTCAGGGAAATGCAGGAAATGGAGGTGTATCTGGTACACCACAGAGTGCAGCATCAGGTGGAAGCTTCCCGAGTGGATCTTCGTCATTCGGAGGAGTATCTGGAGGGGCTGTGACGACTGCAAGTCGCCCAGCTGGATCAGCAGCTGGCGGTGCAGTAACAGGTGGAAGCTTACCAGGAGGATCCTTTCCACATGGGGGTTCTTCAAGTGGTAGTGGGGCTGCAGGAGCAGTATACCGTGGAAGCGGACCAGGTGGAAGCGGTTCTGCTGCCAGTGCATCGGGTGAAGTGGGAGATCTGTACAAATTCAAGTACATTCTGGACTACAACGGGCACGAGGAAAAGGGCAGTCGGAATGGCGACAAAGAGGGAAATTACTTTGCCATCGGCGAGGATGCCGTGCGACGGACCGTCGAGTACATAGCGAACGAGTTTGGCTTCCAGCCGCACATCAGTTGGCAGAAACTGGATGACAAGAACGTGCTGCCAGAGGGCAACAGCCTGAAGCACTACGAGTTCAAGTGGTTCAAGGAAGCGCAGTGA
- the LOC6900714 gene encoding larval cuticle protein 65Ag1-like: MKFLIVFVALFAVALAAPTGEVTILRSESDVGPENFSYAFETSDGTAAQESGVLKNAGSEQEAIAVQGSYKFIADDGVTYEVTYIADENGFQPSGAHLPVAPEA; encoded by the exons ATGAAGTTCCTCATTGTCTTCGTTGCCCTCTTCGCCGTGGCCCTCGCCGCTCCAACCGGAGAAGTGACCATCCTCCGCTCTGAGTCGGATGTTGGACCCGAAAACTTCAGCTATGC ATTCGAGACCAGCGACGGAACTGCCGCCCAGGAATCGGGAGTCCTGAAGAACGCCGGCTCCGAGCAGGAGGCCATCGCAGTCCAGGGCTCCTACAAGTTCATCGCTGATGATGGCGTCACCTACGAGGTCACCTACATCGCTGATGAGAACGGTTTCCAGCCCTCGGGCGCTCATCTGCCCGTGGCCCCTGAGGCTTAA
- the Cpr65Au gene encoding endocuticle structural protein SgAbd-6 translates to MLSHSTCLILLLTAGVCLALPAGDDAQAETLKLESENNGVDKYSFAYETSNGISRTEEGVVKPGATEDDGAISVTGTTSWSAPDGKKYEISFTADETGYHPKFRLVA, encoded by the exons ATGCTTTCCCATTCTACGTGTCTAATTTTATTGCTGACAGCAGGTGTCTGCCTGGCCCTCCCAGCCGGAGACGATGCCCAGGCGGAGACCCTGAAGCTGGAGAGCGAGAACAATGGCGTGGACAAGTATTCCTTCGC CTACGAGACCAGCAATGGCATCTCACGGACTGAGGAGGGCGTTGTAAAGCCCGGCGCCACCGAGGATGATGGCGCGATCTCTGTGACGGGCACCACCAGCTGGTCGGCCCCTGATGGCAAGAAATACGAGATTAGCTTCACGGCCGACGAGACTGGCTATCATCCAAAGTTCCGACTGGTGGCCTAG